A single Anopheles funestus chromosome 2RL, idAnoFuneDA-416_04, whole genome shotgun sequence DNA region contains:
- the LOC125761172 gene encoding bis(5'-nucleosyl)-tetraphosphatase [asymmetrical]: MAKRAAGFLIFRRLRERIEYLMLQASYGQHHWSPPKGHVDPGEDDYATALRETTEEAGYAESDLNVYRKQSCTLEYKVKGHDKVVVYWLAELRNPAQEAKLSDEHQDMKWLDCDGAIKIAGYEDFAKMIRQFDAKIKANEL, translated from the exons ATGGCAAAACGAGCGGCCGGCTTTCTCATATTTCGTCGGCTGCGCGAACGTATCGAGTATCTTATGCTGCAGGCCTCCTACGGTCAACATCACTGGTCACCACCGAAAGGTCACGTCGATCCGGGAGAAGATGATTACGCGACGGCCCTGCGTGAAACGACCGAAGAAGCCGG CTACGCCGAAAGTGACCTGAACGTGTATCGAAAGCAATCGTGCACGCTGGAGTACAAAGTGAAGGGACACGATAAGGTGGTCGTTTACTGGTTGGCGGAACTGCGTAATCCTGCGCAGGAGGCGAAGCTGTCCGACGAGCACCAGGACATGAAGTGGTTGGACTGTGATGGAGCGATCAAAATTGCGGGCTACGAAGATTTCGCAAAGATGATACGCCAATTTGATGCTAAAATTAAGGCAAACGAGCtgtga
- the LOC125761152 gene encoding uncharacterized protein LOC125761152: protein MLTRCAATFLRRYCSTSSSSKLAETIASSIEGVDRASIGALLATVPELTKYAPEQWCSTVNLLTTEGLEVEKMLSIIGGHPAILARPPEKIAQSLHCWRSCQFGDANMKVLLSAHPYFLDYTNHGQLAQRVAFLHSHFETRKNVYRLFLNAPNLVVDEHHVTEAKIVYMMQTMRHEVLEVVKSRAFAHDLEHLRCRHTFLERLGLFKPRSLKVDKNTPTGNSPVHQITDTSDKRFAVKVAYVTLEEYEVFQDLFRREMGQDERYEADDEFDAVEVASEPSKSAYRKKGR, encoded by the exons ATGCTTACTAGATGTGCAGCAACATTTCTGCGAAGGTACTGCTCTACAAGCAGCTCATCGAAGTTG GCCGAAACGATCGCTTCATCCATTGAAGGTGTGGATAGGGCAAGCATTGGCGCACTGCTAGCTACCGTACCCGAACTAACGAAATACGCTCCAGAACAATGGTGCAGCACAGTGAATCTACTCACCACCGAAGGCTTGGAGGTGGAAAAAATGCTATCCATAATCGGAGGCCACCCGGCCATACTAGCAAGGCCCCCGGAAAAGATCGCACAAAGCTTACACTGTTGGCGATCCTGCCAATTTGGGGATGCGAACATGAAAGTGCTGCTGTCAGCTCATCCCTACTTTTTGGACTACACGAATCATGGCCAGCTGGCGCAACGTGTCGCCTTTCTTCACTCACATTTCGAGACGCGCAAAAATGTGTACCGATTGTTTCTGAACGCACCGAACCTGGTGGTGGATGAGCATCACGTAACGGAGGCTAAGATCGTTTATATGATGCAAACCATGCGCCACGAGGTGCTGGAAGTGGTGAAATCTCGCGCTTTTGCCCATGACCTTGAGCATTTGCGCTGCCGGCACACGTTTCTGGAACGGTTGGGATTGTTTAAGCCACGATCACTGAAGGTGGACAAAAATACGCCGACCGGCAATTCGCCGGTTCACCAGATTACCGACACCAGCGACAAACGGTTCGCGGTGAAAGTGGCTTACGTTACGCTCGAAGAGTACGAAGTGTTTCAGGATCTGTTCCGGCGAGAGATGGGACAGGATGAACGGTACGAAGCGGACGATGAGTTCGATGCGGTAGAAGTAGCAAGTGAACCTAGCAAAAGCGCGTATCGCAAGAAAGGTAGGTAG